In Rhodococcus sp. OK302, one genomic interval encodes:
- a CDS encoding enoyl-CoA hydratase-related protein: MSTVTSERQGRVLIVRIEREERRNAINRETAEGIETALDLLEDDPELWVGIITGTPTVFCAGTDIRERADLRMPRGGEYGVIRRQRNKPLIAAVEGYALGGGFEIALACDLIVASRTAQFGLPETRRGLVATSGALFRAPRALPVNVARELLITGRTLDPERALNLGVVNALTEPGKALDEALVMASEICESSPTSVSLSLKSVNALYTEDDTLGWAVTDTARDAILQSPDIAEGLEAFANRRTPNWSGLSPQ; this comes from the coding sequence ATGTCGACTGTTACCTCCGAACGCCAGGGTCGCGTTCTCATCGTCCGGATCGAACGCGAAGAACGACGCAATGCGATCAACCGCGAAACCGCCGAAGGCATCGAGACCGCGCTTGATCTCCTCGAGGATGATCCCGAACTGTGGGTCGGCATCATCACCGGCACACCGACGGTATTCTGCGCCGGCACCGATATTCGCGAGCGCGCCGACCTCCGCATGCCCCGCGGCGGCGAGTACGGCGTCATCCGCCGGCAACGCAACAAGCCTCTGATCGCTGCTGTCGAGGGGTACGCACTCGGCGGCGGATTCGAGATCGCCTTGGCGTGCGACCTCATTGTCGCCTCTCGCACAGCACAATTCGGCCTCCCGGAAACTCGTCGCGGATTGGTTGCCACCTCCGGCGCACTCTTCCGTGCACCACGGGCACTGCCCGTCAACGTTGCTCGTGAACTCCTGATCACCGGCCGCACACTCGATCCCGAGCGCGCCTTGAATCTCGGCGTCGTCAATGCCCTCACCGAACCAGGCAAGGCGCTCGACGAAGCACTGGTTATGGCGTCGGAAATCTGCGAATCCTCCCCCACCTCAGTGAGTCTGAGCTTGAAGTCCGTCAATGCTCTGTACACCGAAGACGACACTCTGGGTTGGGCTGTCACCGACACTGCCCGGGATGCGATTCTGCAGTCACCCGATATCGCCGAAGGACTCGAGGCCTTCGCCAATCGCCGAACACCCAACTGGAGCGGATTGTCCCCGCAGTAG
- a CDS encoding bifunctional o-acetylhomoserine/o-acetylserine sulfhydrylase has protein sequence MSENWSFETKQVHAGQTADTATNARALPIYQTTSYVFDNTDHAAALFGLTEPGNIYTRIMNPTQDAVEQRIAALEGGVAALLLSSGQAAETLAILNVAEAGDHIVASPYLYGGTYNLLHYTLRKLGIETTFVENPDNLDHWADAIRPNTKAFFGETIANPKNHILDIPGISAVAHNHGLPLIVDNTVATPYLLRPFEHGADIVVHSATKYLGGHGTAIAGVIVDSGTFDWTQGRHTNFTTPDPSYHGVTFADLGAPAYALKARVQLLRDLGTAVAPFNAFLIAQGIETLSLRIERHVANAQQVAGFLENHPTVASVSYAGLPSSPWYERGKTLAPKGTGAIVTFELPGGVDAGKKFVNALTLHSHVANIGDVRSLVIHPASTTHSQLTPEEQLAAGVTPGLVRLAVGIEGIDDILADLETGLAAAAS, from the coding sequence ATGAGCGAAAACTGGTCCTTCGAAACCAAACAGGTCCACGCCGGCCAAACCGCAGACACCGCCACCAACGCGCGCGCACTGCCCATCTACCAAACCACCAGCTACGTCTTCGACAACACCGACCACGCAGCAGCCCTCTTCGGCCTCACCGAACCCGGCAACATCTACACCCGCATCATGAACCCCACCCAAGACGCCGTCGAACAACGCATCGCCGCCCTCGAAGGCGGAGTCGCCGCCCTCCTCCTCTCCTCCGGCCAAGCCGCCGAAACCCTCGCCATCCTCAACGTCGCCGAAGCCGGCGACCACATCGTCGCCTCCCCCTACCTCTACGGCGGCACCTACAACCTCCTGCACTACACCCTGCGCAAACTCGGCATCGAAACCACCTTCGTCGAAAACCCCGACAACCTCGACCACTGGGCCGACGCCATCCGCCCCAACACCAAAGCATTCTTCGGCGAAACCATCGCCAACCCCAAAAACCACATCCTCGACATCCCCGGCATCAGCGCCGTAGCCCACAACCACGGCCTCCCCCTCATCGTCGACAACACCGTCGCCACCCCCTACCTCCTACGCCCCTTCGAACACGGCGCCGACATCGTCGTCCACTCCGCCACCAAATACCTCGGCGGACACGGCACCGCCATCGCCGGCGTCATCGTCGACAGCGGCACCTTCGACTGGACCCAAGGCCGACACACCAACTTCACCACCCCCGACCCCAGCTACCACGGCGTCACATTCGCCGACCTCGGCGCACCCGCCTACGCCCTCAAAGCCCGCGTCCAACTACTCCGCGACCTCGGCACCGCCGTCGCCCCGTTCAACGCGTTCCTCATCGCCCAAGGCATCGAAACCCTGTCCCTGCGCATCGAACGCCACGTCGCCAACGCCCAACAAGTCGCCGGCTTCCTCGAAAACCACCCCACCGTCGCGTCCGTCTCCTACGCCGGACTGCCCTCCTCACCGTGGTACGAACGCGGAAAGACCTTGGCCCCCAAGGGCACCGGTGCCATCGTCACCTTCGAGCTGCCCGGCGGCGTCGACGCCGGCAAGAAGTTCGTCAACGCCCTCACCCTGCACAGTCACGTCGCCAACATCGGCGACGTCCGCTCCCTCGTCATCCACCCCGCGTCGACGACGCACTCGCAGCTCACCCCCGAAGAGCAGCTCGCCGCCGGCGTCACCCCCGGCCTGGTACGTCTCGCTGTCGGTATCGAAGGTATCGACGACATCCTCGCCGACCTCGAAACCGGTTTGGCTGCAGCAGCTTCCTGA
- the bphC gene encoding biphenyl-2,3-diol 1,2-dioxygenase, with the protein MTEIRGLGYLRIQTQDVARWRELVVDGLGLAVGSGPEEDGLYLRLDERRSRLIVLPGESDKALAVGWEVRDQFALQRVREAVEKAGVVVDVLSDVDASYRDAEEVIAFNDPNGNRVEIFFGPVLDHSPLVTPHGGRFVTGDQGLGHVVLPVTKFDEAYAFYTEVLGFLPRGSIRLGGIDAPMPARRVRFMGVNTRHHSLALCPAPPVEEPGLVHLMMEAETLDAVGQALDRVSKLGFSISSTLGRHTNDKMVSFYVRAPGGWDLEFGCEGMAVDETYYTAEEITADSYWGHDWTGTEPLAAFTPKS; encoded by the coding sequence ATGACTGAAATTCGGGGCCTGGGATATCTCAGGATCCAAACGCAGGACGTGGCTCGCTGGCGCGAGCTCGTGGTCGACGGACTCGGCCTCGCAGTAGGCAGTGGCCCGGAAGAGGACGGACTTTACCTCCGCCTCGACGAGCGTCGTAGCCGCCTGATCGTCCTGCCGGGTGAGTCGGACAAGGCACTCGCCGTTGGCTGGGAGGTGCGAGATCAGTTCGCACTCCAGCGTGTTCGCGAAGCAGTCGAGAAGGCCGGCGTCGTCGTCGACGTTCTCTCCGACGTCGACGCCAGCTACCGCGACGCCGAAGAGGTCATCGCGTTCAACGATCCCAACGGCAACCGCGTCGAGATCTTCTTCGGACCGGTTCTCGATCACAGCCCGCTGGTCACCCCGCACGGTGGACGTTTTGTCACCGGCGATCAGGGCCTCGGTCACGTGGTTCTTCCGGTTACGAAGTTCGACGAGGCCTACGCCTTCTACACCGAGGTGCTCGGCTTCCTGCCGCGTGGCTCCATCCGCCTCGGTGGCATCGATGCACCGATGCCGGCTCGCCGCGTCCGGTTCATGGGTGTCAACACTCGCCACCACAGCCTGGCTCTGTGCCCGGCGCCTCCGGTCGAAGAGCCCGGTCTGGTGCACCTGATGATGGAGGCCGAGACTCTCGACGCCGTCGGTCAGGCACTCGATCGCGTTTCCAAGCTCGGTTTCTCGATCTCCTCCACATTGGGCCGCCACACGAACGACAAGATGGTCTCGTTCTACGTGCGGGCCCCGGGTGGCTGGGACCTCGAGTTCGGTTGCGAGGGCATGGCAGTCGACGAAACGTATTACACCGCTGAGGAAATCACGGCGGACAGCTACTGGGGCCACGACTGGACCGGTACCGAACCGCTTGCGGCGTTCACGCCCAAGAGCTAG
- a CDS encoding acyl-CoA dehydrogenase family protein, with protein MGQVLDNIVQFADEIRAGGIEGDKLMQLTDGNAKRLRDSGVIRMFQPKEYGGLEAHPREFAETAMAIGAMDGATGWVSGIVGVHPWELAFFDKKAQEEVWGENPDTWMASPYAPMGVAKPVDGGYILNGRWSFSSGTDHCDWVMIGAMIGDENGRPLMPPKHLHVLLPRSDYEIDQESWNVVGLRGTGSKDLIVKDAFLPTYRTIDAGKVYDGTAWKEAGRTETLYKFPFSCIFPLGITSSLIGIAEGALACNMAAQRERVTVSGVPIKEDPYVLFAIGEAAAEIAASRAAILETVDRFWDMTEKGQEVSFELRAIGRRTQTAAAWRAVRAVDEIFARSGGGALQLNTPMQRFWRDAHAGLAHAIHVPGSIFHSSTLSQLGGEPQGIHRSMI; from the coding sequence ATGGGACAGGTTCTAGACAATATTGTTCAGTTCGCCGACGAGATCCGCGCAGGCGGCATCGAGGGCGACAAGCTCATGCAGCTGACGGACGGCAACGCGAAGCGCCTTCGCGATTCCGGCGTCATCCGTATGTTCCAGCCCAAGGAATACGGTGGGCTCGAAGCTCACCCCCGCGAGTTTGCCGAGACGGCAATGGCTATCGGTGCGATGGATGGTGCAACCGGCTGGGTCAGCGGCATCGTCGGCGTCCACCCGTGGGAGCTTGCCTTCTTCGACAAGAAGGCACAGGAAGAGGTTTGGGGCGAAAACCCTGACACCTGGATGGCTTCCCCGTACGCACCGATGGGCGTCGCAAAGCCCGTCGACGGTGGTTACATCCTCAACGGCCGCTGGTCCTTCTCTTCGGGAACGGATCACTGTGACTGGGTCATGATCGGCGCCATGATCGGCGACGAGAACGGCCGTCCCCTCATGCCGCCGAAGCACCTGCACGTGCTTCTCCCGCGCAGCGATTACGAGATCGACCAGGAAAGCTGGAACGTCGTCGGCCTGCGTGGAACCGGCTCCAAGGACCTCATTGTCAAGGACGCTTTCCTTCCCACCTACCGCACCATCGACGCCGGCAAGGTGTACGACGGCACGGCCTGGAAGGAAGCGGGTCGCACGGAGACCCTGTACAAGTTCCCGTTCTCCTGCATCTTCCCGCTCGGTATCACCTCCTCGCTGATCGGTATCGCCGAAGGTGCACTCGCGTGCAACATGGCTGCGCAGCGTGAGCGCGTGACGGTCAGCGGTGTTCCGATCAAGGAAGATCCGTACGTACTCTTCGCCATCGGTGAGGCTGCTGCCGAGATCGCCGCTTCGCGTGCAGCGATCCTGGAAACGGTCGACCGCTTCTGGGACATGACCGAGAAGGGCCAGGAAGTCTCCTTCGAGCTCCGCGCCATCGGTCGACGCACCCAGACGGCTGCCGCGTGGCGTGCAGTGCGCGCCGTGGATGAGATCTTCGCTCGCTCCGGCGGCGGCGCATTGCAGCTCAACACCCCGATGCAGCGCTTCTGGCGTGACGCGCACGCCGGCCTGGCTCACGCCATCCACGTGCCCGGATCGATCTTCCACTCGTCGACGCTCTCGCAGCTCGGTGGCGAGCCGCAGGGCATCCACCGCTCGATGATCTGA
- the dmpG gene encoding 4-hydroxy-2-oxovalerate aldolase has product MPYSADLDIRVTDSSLRDGSHAKRHQFTVDHVRSIVGALDEAGVPVIEVTHGDGLGGSSFNYGFSHTPEQELIKAAVATAKQAKIAFLMLPGLGVQSDIREAADNGASICRIATHCTEADISIQHFGLARDLGLETVGFLMMSHSTTPEKLAAQARIMADAGCQCVYVVDSAGALIMNDVSDRVSALVAELGSDAQVGFHGHENLGLGVANSVLAVQAGALQIDGSTRRFGAGAGNTPVEAFVAVAEKLGIRTGIDTLKIIDAAEDVVRPIMDGECQLDRLSLTMGYAGVYSSFLKHADAHAKRYGVSGAAILIEAGRRKLVGGQEDQLIEIALGLAAKTSA; this is encoded by the coding sequence ATGCCCTACAGTGCAGACCTCGATATCCGGGTCACCGATTCGTCCCTGCGCGATGGTTCCCACGCCAAGCGCCACCAGTTCACCGTTGACCACGTTCGCTCGATCGTCGGCGCCCTCGACGAGGCCGGCGTGCCGGTCATCGAGGTCACCCACGGCGACGGCCTCGGCGGCTCGTCCTTCAACTACGGGTTCAGCCACACCCCGGAGCAGGAACTGATCAAGGCTGCGGTCGCCACGGCGAAGCAAGCCAAGATCGCTTTCCTCATGCTTCCGGGTCTGGGCGTGCAGTCCGACATCCGCGAGGCTGCGGACAACGGCGCATCCATCTGCCGTATCGCCACGCACTGCACCGAAGCTGACATCTCCATCCAGCACTTCGGTCTGGCCCGCGACCTCGGTCTGGAAACCGTTGGCTTCCTGATGATGTCGCACAGCACCACACCGGAGAAGCTGGCCGCGCAGGCTCGCATCATGGCCGACGCCGGTTGCCAGTGCGTCTACGTCGTCGACTCCGCCGGCGCCTTGATCATGAACGACGTCAGTGACCGCGTCTCCGCGCTCGTCGCGGAACTCGGCAGCGACGCACAGGTCGGCTTCCACGGACACGAGAACCTGGGCCTCGGCGTCGCAAACTCCGTGCTCGCCGTTCAGGCCGGCGCACTGCAGATCGACGGCTCGACACGTCGTTTCGGTGCCGGTGCCGGTAACACCCCGGTTGAGGCGTTTGTCGCCGTCGCCGAAAAGCTCGGTATCCGTACGGGTATCGACACTCTCAAGATCATCGACGCCGCCGAAGACGTCGTTCGTCCCATCATGGACGGTGAATGCCAGCTGGATCGCCTCTCGCTGACCATGGGTTACGCGGGCGTCTACTCCAGCTTCCTCAAGCACGCCGACGCGCACGCAAAGCGCTACGGAGTTTCCGGTGCGGCCATCCTTATCGAGGCCGGTCGTCGCAAGCTTGTGGGTGGGCAGGAAGATCAGTTGATCGAAATCGCGCTTGGACTTGCCGCGAAGACTTCTGCCTAG
- a CDS encoding acetaldehyde dehydrogenase (acetylating) — protein MTKVSAAIIGPGNIGTDLMYKLLRSELIEPKWMIGVDPTSEGLRRAADHGIVASGDGVDWLLAQDELPDIIFEATSAYVHRANAPRYQALGIQAVDLTPAAIGPAVVPAVNMGAHLDAHNVNLITCGGQATIPMVYAVSRVVEVAYAEIVASVASPSAGPGTRANIDEFTITTSRGIETIGGAKKGKAIIILNPAEPPMFMKDTVFCSIPADADRDAITKSIHEIAAAVQSYVPGYRLRAEPQYDDPTPISGGLARVGIFLEVEGAGDFLPPYSGNLDIMTAAATKVGESFATALLASRV, from the coding sequence GTGACCAAGGTTTCCGCTGCGATCATCGGCCCGGGCAACATCGGCACCGATCTCATGTACAAGCTGCTTCGCTCCGAGCTCATCGAGCCCAAGTGGATGATCGGCGTCGATCCCACCAGCGAAGGCCTGCGCCGCGCTGCCGATCACGGCATTGTCGCCAGCGGTGACGGTGTTGATTGGCTGCTCGCTCAGGACGAGCTCCCCGACATCATCTTCGAGGCAACGTCCGCGTACGTGCACCGCGCCAACGCGCCGCGCTACCAGGCTCTGGGCATCCAGGCCGTCGACCTCACCCCGGCAGCGATCGGACCTGCAGTGGTCCCGGCCGTGAACATGGGTGCGCACCTCGACGCTCACAACGTCAACCTCATCACCTGTGGCGGACAGGCGACCATCCCGATGGTCTACGCCGTCTCCCGCGTCGTCGAGGTTGCCTACGCCGAGATCGTGGCCAGCGTTGCTTCGCCGTCGGCGGGCCCCGGCACGCGCGCCAACATCGACGAGTTCACGATCACCACGAGTCGTGGAATCGAGACCATCGGTGGCGCCAAGAAGGGCAAGGCGATCATCATCCTGAACCCGGCCGAGCCGCCGATGTTCATGAAGGACACCGTCTTCTGCTCCATCCCCGCAGACGCTGATCGTGACGCGATCACCAAGTCGATCCATGAGATCGCCGCCGCAGTTCAGTCCTACGTACCGGGATACCGGTTGCGCGCAGAACCGCAGTACGACGACCCGACACCGATCAGCGGCGGCCTCGCACGCGTCGGCATCTTCCTCGAGGTCGAGGGCGCGGGCGACTTCCTGCCGCCGTACTCGGGCAACCTCGACATCATGACGGCCGCGGCGACAAAGGTCGGCGAAAGTTTCGCCACAGCCTTGCTCGCTTCCCGCGTCTGA
- a CDS encoding 2-keto-4-pentenoate hydratase encodes MLSDSQRVSAANLLWAAERDRAPIDPLISTFPDIDVVDSYEIALLNIRKRIESGETVYGHKVGLSSEVMQKMMGVDEPDYGHLLSSMVYNEGTPIDTAAFCYPRIEVEIGYVLGKTLPGEDCTEEDVLAATDYIVPSIELIDSRIKDWKIGLADTIADNASSAGVILGQGRIAPSQVDIGSISAVLFQGDEEIARGDASAVLGNPTKAVAWLARKVASFGVRLEAGHVILPGSCTRAIDARPGDVFRADFSEIGSVTVEFK; translated from the coding sequence ATGCTCAGCGATTCGCAGCGAGTTTCCGCCGCAAATCTTCTGTGGGCCGCCGAGCGTGATCGCGCCCCGATCGACCCGCTGATCAGTACTTTCCCGGATATCGACGTCGTCGATTCCTACGAGATTGCACTGCTCAACATTCGCAAGCGCATCGAATCCGGTGAGACCGTCTACGGTCACAAGGTCGGACTGTCTTCCGAGGTCATGCAGAAGATGATGGGCGTCGACGAGCCCGACTACGGTCACCTGCTGTCGAGCATGGTCTACAACGAGGGCACCCCGATCGATACGGCAGCGTTCTGCTACCCGCGCATCGAGGTCGAGATCGGCTACGTGCTCGGCAAGACGCTCCCCGGCGAGGATTGCACCGAGGAAGACGTCCTGGCGGCGACGGACTACATCGTGCCGAGTATCGAACTCATCGATTCGCGTATCAAGGACTGGAAGATCGGTCTCGCTGACACGATCGCGGACAATGCTTCCTCGGCCGGTGTCATTCTCGGCCAGGGACGTATCGCTCCTTCGCAGGTCGATATCGGTTCCATCTCCGCAGTCCTGTTCCAGGGTGACGAGGAAATCGCGCGTGGCGACGCCTCCGCCGTTCTGGGCAACCCGACCAAGGCGGTTGCTTGGTTGGCGCGCAAGGTTGCAAGTTTCGGTGTGCGCCTCGAAGCGGGACACGTGATCCTTCCCGGATCGTGCACTCGCGCGATCGATGCCCGCCCCGGCGATGTCTTCCGTGCTGACTTCAGTGAAATCGGCTCCGTAACAGTAGAATTCAAGTAA
- a CDS encoding FAD-binding protein, protein MTDSTVKFDHEVDFLVVGSGGGGMSAAITAADRGLDTLIIDKGKTYGGSTAISGGGIWIPNAPTLIEKGAGDSRESIRRYLDIITEGKISADRLDAYVDQGPELMKLLDKSPHMKLYWVKGYSDYHPEYDGGRPLGRTIECKPFDTRALKEDEKYQRPNSMKGPLGLWVTSKDYHDLAMVKRTWKGRKASLVAAWRVASNMVLRRHMSTGGRALVARMRMVLKDAGVPLWLKTSMTEMIVDDHGTVVGVLAERDGKTVRIGARKGVLLATGGFDHNNEMRAQYLPENGVANISAGARENTGDGIRAGQKLGAAVDLMDDAWWMPSVFHPMGAVIPLVSERCIPPSIIINAKGERFTNESSPYVNFVHDQLEGGHVPAWFVMDTKAKNRYPFAQVLPNMPFPQGFYDSGVIHKADSLRELAEKIGVPADKMLGTVDRFNGFARSGKDEDFGRGDSAYDQYYGDPTMKNPNLDEIVKGPFYAIRCEAGDLGTKGGLVTDATARVIREDGSIIDGLYATGNTSASVMGNEYAGAGATIGPAMVFGYIAANHVAAK, encoded by the coding sequence ATGACGGACAGCACAGTGAAGTTCGACCACGAGGTCGACTTCCTGGTGGTCGGCAGTGGCGGCGGCGGTATGTCTGCAGCCATCACGGCGGCTGATCGTGGGCTTGACACCCTCATCATCGACAAGGGCAAGACGTACGGCGGTTCGACGGCGATTTCCGGCGGCGGTATCTGGATTCCCAACGCTCCGACGCTGATCGAGAAGGGCGCCGGCGATTCACGTGAGTCGATCCGTCGCTACCTCGACATCATCACCGAGGGCAAGATCTCGGCGGACCGTCTCGACGCCTACGTCGACCAGGGCCCCGAGTTGATGAAGTTGCTCGACAAGAGCCCCCACATGAAGCTGTACTGGGTCAAGGGCTACTCGGATTACCACCCGGAGTACGACGGTGGACGTCCGCTCGGTCGCACCATCGAATGCAAGCCGTTCGATACGCGTGCACTGAAGGAAGACGAGAAGTATCAGCGCCCCAACTCCATGAAGGGCCCGTTGGGCCTGTGGGTCACGTCCAAGGACTACCACGATCTGGCGATGGTCAAGCGAACCTGGAAGGGCCGCAAGGCTTCTCTGGTTGCAGCGTGGCGCGTTGCGTCCAACATGGTTCTTCGTCGCCACATGTCCACGGGTGGCCGCGCTCTGGTTGCTCGTATGCGCATGGTCCTCAAGGACGCCGGAGTTCCGTTGTGGCTCAAGACATCCATGACCGAAATGATCGTCGACGACCACGGAACCGTGGTTGGTGTGTTGGCTGAGCGTGACGGCAAGACCGTTCGCATCGGTGCCCGCAAGGGCGTGCTGCTGGCTACCGGCGGCTTCGACCATAACAACGAGATGCGCGCGCAGTACCTGCCCGAGAACGGCGTCGCGAACATCAGCGCCGGTGCACGCGAGAACACCGGCGACGGTATTCGTGCGGGCCAGAAGCTCGGCGCTGCAGTCGATCTCATGGATGATGCTTGGTGGATGCCGTCTGTGTTCCACCCGATGGGCGCAGTCATCCCGTTGGTCTCGGAGCGTTGCATCCCGCCGTCCATCATCATCAACGCCAAGGGTGAGCGCTTCACCAACGAGTCGTCGCCGTACGTCAACTTCGTGCACGACCAGCTCGAAGGTGGACACGTTCCGGCGTGGTTTGTCATGGATACCAAGGCGAAGAACCGCTACCCGTTCGCTCAGGTTCTGCCGAACATGCCCTTCCCTCAGGGCTTCTACGACTCGGGTGTCATTCACAAGGCGGACTCGCTGCGTGAGCTCGCCGAGAAGATCGGTGTTCCGGCCGACAAGATGCTCGGCACCGTCGACCGGTTCAACGGCTTTGCCCGCAGTGGCAAGGACGAGGACTTCGGTCGCGGCGACAGCGCCTACGACCAGTACTACGGCGACCCGACGATGAAGAACCCGAACCTCGACGAAATCGTCAAGGGACCGTTCTACGCGATCCGCTGTGAAGCCGGCGACCTCGGCACCAAGGGTGGCCTCGTCACCGACGCCACCGCCCGTGTCATCCGCGAAGACGGCTCGATCATCGACGGTCTCTACGCAACCGGTAACACTTCTGCGTCCGTCATGGGCAACGAGTACGCCGGCGCCGGCGCGACCATCGGTCCCGCCATGGTCTTCGGTTACATCGCTGCGAACCACGTAGCAGCAAAGTAG
- a CDS encoding alpha/beta fold hydrolase yields the protein MTTELSYEDTLKELQTDLGVLRYHEAGDGPPLLLLHGSGPGVTGWRNYRGVLAEFAQHFHCYVLEFPGFGVSDPGEGHPMMMAQASVGLFLDGLGLGPVHMIGNSMGGIVATKVAIDEPHRVSKLVTIGGMGKNTFSPGPGEGIKLLMEFTDNPSRESLVRWLKSMVFDPAVVTEQLIEERWALATEPKTLEIARRMYSSKAMAAMGAAAAASTAVPYWAQLNKIKAPTLLTWGRDDRVSPVDLAILPMRDIPNGEVHIFPNCGHWTMIEARDAWVATVLAFLTRSEGNK from the coding sequence ATGACGACTGAACTGAGCTACGAGGACACTCTGAAAGAGCTGCAGACCGATCTCGGTGTACTTCGCTACCACGAGGCCGGCGACGGCCCGCCGTTGCTGCTGCTGCACGGATCGGGCCCCGGCGTGACCGGTTGGCGCAATTACCGCGGTGTTCTCGCGGAATTCGCCCAGCACTTCCATTGCTACGTTCTCGAGTTCCCCGGGTTCGGTGTCAGCGATCCCGGCGAAGGCCATCCGATGATGATGGCCCAGGCTTCGGTCGGACTGTTCCTCGACGGTCTCGGGCTCGGCCCCGTCCACATGATCGGCAACTCCATGGGCGGCATCGTTGCCACCAAGGTTGCGATCGACGAACCGCACCGAGTGAGCAAGCTCGTCACCATCGGCGGCATGGGCAAGAACACCTTCTCGCCCGGACCCGGTGAAGGCATCAAGCTCCTCATGGAGTTCACGGACAACCCTTCCCGTGAGTCTCTCGTTCGCTGGTTGAAGTCGATGGTCTTCGACCCCGCTGTCGTGACCGAGCAGCTCATCGAAGAGCGCTGGGCATTGGCAACCGAGCCGAAGACGCTCGAGATCGCGCGCCGCATGTACAGCAGCAAGGCCATGGCCGCCATGGGCGCCGCAGCAGCTGCATCGACCGCAGTTCCGTACTGGGCGCAGCTCAACAAGATCAAGGCTCCGACGCTTCTCACCTGGGGACGCGACGACCGCGTCAGCCCCGTCGACTTGGCGATTCTGCCGATGCGCGACATCCCCAACGGTGAAGTTCACATCTTCCCCAACTGTGGCCACTGGACGATGATCGAGGCCCGCGACGCCTGGGTCGCAACCGTTCTGGCCTTCCTCACCCGCTCCGAAGGCAACAAGTAA